The following proteins are encoded in a genomic region of Zea mays cultivar B73 chromosome 9, Zm-B73-REFERENCE-NAM-5.0, whole genome shotgun sequence:
- the LOC103638253 gene encoding senescence-specific cysteine protease SAG39: protein MATLKASISAIIGFAFFCGAAMAARDLSDDSVMVARHEQWMAQYSRVYKDASEKARRFEVFKANVQFIESFNAGGNNKFWLGVNQFADLTNDEFRSTKTNKGLKSSNMKIPTGFRYENVSADALPTTIDWRTKGAVTPIKDQGQCGCCWAFSAVAATEGIVKISTGKLVSLAEQELVDCDVHGEDQGCEGGLMDDAFKFIIKNGGLTTESSYPYTAADGKCKSGSNSAATIKGYEDVPANDEAALMKAVANQPVSVAVDGGDMTFQFYSGGVMTGSCGTDLDHGIAAIGYGKTSDGTKYWLMKNSWGTTWGENGYLRMEKDISDKRGMCGLAMEPSYPTE from the exons ATGGCCACCCTGAAGGCATCGATCTCGGCCATCATTGGCTTCGCCTTCTTCTGTGGTGCTGCCATGGCTGCTCGCGACCTGAGCGACGACTCTGTCATGGTGGCGAGGCATGAGCAGTGGATGGCGCAGTACAGCCGCGTCTACAAAGACGCCTCCGAGAAGGCTCGGCGGTTCGAGGTGTTCAAGGCTAACGTTCAGTTCATCGAGTCGTTCAACGCTGGTGGGAATAATAAGTTCTGGCTCGGGGTTAACCAGTTCGCCGATCTCACCAACGACGAGTTCAGGTCTACCAAGACTAATAAGGGTCTCAAATCTAGCAATATGAAGATCCCTACAGGATTTAGGTATGAGAATGTTAGTGCCGATGCGCTTCCGACGACCATCGATTGGAGGACCAAGGGTGCCGTCACTCCCATCAAGGATCAAGGTCAATGTG GTTGCTGCTGGGCGTTCTCAGCCGTGGCCGCCACAGAAGGCATTGTGAAAATCAGCACGGGCAAGCTCGTCTCTCTTGCAGAACAAGAGTTAGTGGATTGCGATGTCCATGGCGAGGATCAAGGTTGTGAGGGTGGTTTGATGGACGATGCTTTCAAGTTCATCATCAAGAACGGCGGCCTAACCACGGAGTCCAGCTATCCTTACACTGCTGCAGATGGCAAGTGCAAGAGTGGATCAAATAGTGCTGCAACCATAAAGGGCTACGAGGATGTGCCGGCAAATGATGAGGCTGCCTTGATGAAGGCCGTGGCAAACCAGCCTGTCTCGGTGGCAGTGGATGGCGGAGACATGACGTTCCAGTTCTACTCTGGTGGTGTGATGACTGGCTCATGTGGCACTGACTTGGACCATGGGATTGCAGCCATTGGTTATGGAAAGACCAGTGATGGTACTAAGTACTGGCTGATGAAGAACTCATGGGGCACGACTTGGGGCGAGAATGGATACCTCAGAATGGAGAAGGATATTTCAGATAAGAGGGGCATGTGTGGTCTAGCCATGGAACCTTCGTACCCCACTGAGTAG